The window aagaagaagaagaagaagaagaagaagaagaagaagaaggaggaggaggaggaggaggaggaggaggaggaggaggaggaggaggaggaggaggaggaggaggaggagaggcccacttcctcagcctttccctttcaaagGTCGCTCTGAGcttgtccctcaccctctaaccctacccttgctttcctacacactcctgcacattccaagagacaatagaaggagtggatcaagaaggggaggcttctttctctctgtctatatatttgccgtctttctctttttctcctcctttttttctttgtctttctttcttaacctttctatgtcattcttcctctctttcttttcctcttcccgtccagacgtcgctttgttttgtctatatattttccaatatagttttctctctctctctctctctctctctctctctctctctctctctctctctctctctctctcttttcataaatatgctgttactgattttacaaagaattgacagggacaggggaaattatggcaaaatgatgtttctgtaagaactgaaacaaacaaattggagcttcctagtggcaaatgaggtggatggggagcagtgggcggaggtgtgaaccatcattaggcaggagggagggagggagggagggagggaaaaggtgggattgaggaaacaaacaaactagtgtcaaatgaggtggatggggagcagtgggcggaggtgtgaaccatcattaggcaggagggagggagggagggagggaggaaacagaaagaaagaaagaaagaaagaaagaaagaaagaaagaaaaaaaggaaatgtaactGAAGTAAAatgtgtgctactattctcttagtgaataagaatgtggacctcaaagaggtccggggtgggttaggtcgggctcgctcaggcagcggcattaaccaccgaagccgtacagggtgcggccctggcgtttgagggcgtacaccacgtccatggcggtgacggtcttgcgcttggcgtgctcagtgtaggtgacggcatccctgatgacgttctccaggaacaccttgagcacaccacgggtctcttcgtagatgagcccggagatgcgcttcacaccgccacggcgcgccagacgacggatggccggcttggtgatgccctggatgttgtcccgaagaaccttgcggtgacgcttggcgcctccctttccgagtcccttgcctcccttgccgcggccagtcatggttcaggtgggtagctcaacagtggagtgagtgttgggctgccacagcgttcgctctatatatgcagagccagaggcggcggtggtgggtctttgggcgataggctggctcctgccgtctacttccggacggcccagtgacgttgggtgagcctccacacggtactaggctctagcatatgcagacagctccaagagacacctaaattcctccaatagggctagatagatgcactgcctgacgggggcgggcaagcgcgggactaggaggcggcgcacgcgcaggACGCGGCGGACcggaccaccgctcctcccccggccgccaaaaactataaaaaccagaaacggctggcagactcaactgttctgttcgtccgtagccatggcccgtaccaagcagactgccaggaaatccaccggtggcaaggcgccccgcaagcagctggccaccaaggccgctcgcaagtcggccccggccaccggaggagtcaagaagcctcaccgctacaggcccgggaccgtggccctccgtgagatccgccgctaccagaagagcaccgagctcctcatcaggaagctgcccttccagcgtctggtgcgcgagatcgcccaggatttcaagaccgatctccgcttccagtcctctgccgtcatggctctgcaggaagcctccgaggcctacctcgtcggtctcttcgaggacaccaacctctgcgccatccacgccaagcgtgtcaccatcatgccaaaggacatccagctggcccgtcgcattcgcggcgagcgtgcctaagcgtctgagtactacaatctgctcacactatatctaggcccttgtcagggccaaagtcactttccgggagagagtttagacagacactggggcgggccgggggggaggaggatcactggcttgttgccgttcccacatatccttctgcttcataatctcatatcaattgattggggggctttgatttctctcttaacttatttcaactggcgggtgcacgagtagggaatatgtggggactacatgcaggcaggaagacaggaattaccagaacaagtaaataaatataaacggaggggcggaatcactaactactgatgacggctgctatgtatacgcatatatcgctcatcgcgATCCCCTGCACCTAAccacaaacgaccgagagaagcattggcgatttcaagccttggtcgcggtttggcgagcactggcgggactcggtccgcttatcgatgccatgcatcccttggtgggtcagctcagtgagtgagtgagtgagtgagtgagtaagagagagagagagagagagggactaaccgtcttcgttctctttcgggaaatagtttgtggctccgatggagccggttcttttccagtgcaagcaagttggtgggttgcttatttggaggaggtgtacttggtgacggccttggtgccttcggacacggcgtgcttggccagctcaccgggcaggaggagacggacggccgtctggatctcccgactggtgatggtggagcgcttgttgtaatgggccaggcgagaggcctcggcggcgatgcgctcgaagatgtcgttcacgaaggagttcatgatggacatggccttggaggagacgccggtgtcggggtggacctgcttgagcaccttgtagatgtagatggagtagctctccttcctcctgcgcttcttcttcttgtcacccttggcgatggccttctgggccttgccggccttcttggcggcctttcctgatgctttgggggcatgtctgcttcttcgttcccagacggcgagcgaatgttgccgggccgcACCCTGATTCCAAactttatggcggcgccgctcgatcgggatcgcggggacgcgaggcagcacgcgctcccattggcgGGCTCGCcgggccgtccccgccctccgatcctgcgctgcactatatatagggcgaaaaagccgcgaaagcaggtattcgctctccgagcccacagcagaagcgcaagtccacgcccccaccactcactgtcgacatgtctggacgcggcaagggaggaaaggtgaaggggaagtcaaagtcccgctccagccgtgccggcctgcagttccccgtgggcaggatccaccgtctcctgaggaagggcaactacgccgagcgcgtgggcgccggcgcccccgtgtacctggcggccgtcatggagtacctggccgccgaggtgctcgagctggccggcaacgcggcccgcgacaacaagaagacccgcatcatcccccgccacctgcagctggccatccgcaacgacgaggagctgaacaagctcctctccggcgtcaccattgcccagggaggtgtgctgcctaacatccaggcggtgctcctgcccaagaagaccgagaagaagtaatcgccctcggcctttcagggacgacaacagtaccgtttaatccggctccccttgggagccacacccttttccaaaaagagagacttctggacacacaccctcaactacatagtgacattcctaggtcaattcctgctgatattactaggaagaagaccctcagtcatgacaacaattaacaacccccacgtctggcaggcttcccacacttagtttgtttgtttgttttcttcacggcaggtaagggactcctctgctgacaacgacgataacaacaacccacaagacataacataacaaataaaaaaaaaacgcaaaacagagccgggaggtaggtcgttgagacgatgatggccgtcgtgcagatcagatgcggcgctgcccccgccgagatgaagtaggtaggtaggtaggtagtagctgggtgggctccgacccgctgtggcctgtggagtaggtccggaatgagtaaaatgaatcagtcagtcagtcactcactgacgtcatgtatgatcccctgcctcacccgagaaagcatgcatcggtttgtaccttcaccttcaccttcacacggtatagtttaacccaacctaaacatccggcctcacacacaggtgctaggtggcgaggtagaccctgaggagaagaagaaaacgtttgggagggtaagctaaactaagcgcaaaaccaccagggccagccagcacagacactgcgatacaggagtctcacctcgcgctagctaataagaattagaattagaattagaagaacacacacacacacacacacacacacacacacacacacacacaaaaaaaaaacaaaaaaaaacaaaaaaaaagagtttaaggagaaACACGCACAgagctccgccgtaggttcccctagcggactgGTAAACCCACGAGTTGCTCTTTGGAATCTGTTTCTAACTCAAGTCTGGTGCTGAACATCATCTAGTAGCACTATGATCATCAGCAGTGCTCTTATAAATAGCGTCAAACTACCTGTGCTATTAGCAAGCAAAGGAACACTGTCATACtttttcatattgcttccacttaataagtagtggaatgtatgtaatcgtatttacaataatacacgatgtacatatatatatatatatatatatatatatatatatatatatatatatatatatatatatatatatatatatatatatatatatatatatatatatatatagtaatgactacgtattacgcatgataaccatatgtatagatggagaaaaatatatgcggtttataattttggcaaaatagaaatatgaaagagacaagtcaacaaaataacattatattagctggaccaagttgacattttatgatgaatatgtactacacagtatgtaataacagtaataacttttcctagaaggtccagaccacaggtaatgccagtacatcgtgttcacttgggtgaccataaggactgcaaacatggaccttctacaacgtgaaatacgtcttgcctccatggaactgtaccatgctcttagttaataatcatactatctatacatatacacgtacataacactctaatatataatacagtgatgggagaaatagggagggacacaagagtgatgagggaggcgagaagttagggggagaagaggagggataacgagagcgagaagggggagtagttgtggctaggaatagtttgggagggtgcaggggggggggggggggtgggggggggcactctttccttcgaatgcgtcaacatgactcgtcgggtttgtgttatttttcacaagtaaactcgtcacataagacatatagtaatgtggtaggttagccataaattaggtccgggtattataggtagtgtgctgaaatatcatagtgatccaaagattcgtttaggagatatttgtatatgtatagtaggtgttacgggagttatgaatagagatcttatatgatttttctacttcggtaatcattacacttttaactctgaacaTTTTATACTAttttgaggtagattcttagaataaaagccttaacaagcaattacttccctctatacctctcacatacaataatgaaaatatatctgttctggttgtaggtattagaatatttcagtaactatgaaagagttgataaaagcgctgttagatttcatttttcctcccatatgcacaggatgtaaacccaaacttgttcaaggagaatgatttatttgtaccatttgcttgagtaacagataatcctattaccaatcgttttgtagatacagctacgattacctatggtcttgcattaaaaaaaaaaaaaaaaaaaaaaaacaattggggaggtattaggagttgagtatggcaatatttttgtattaacatccagctatttcagtgatagatgaaataatacttattccattgcacaggcaaatattgcaggaaagacactataatccaagtgattattttcgctaaaggactttcagaatcactaaaaagagacagtcatctaacatatgtaaaaagaaatcgcaatactccatcccaagcaaacccccccccaaaaaggaaagccaacacgcattacaaacctcaacaaactaagaacaaaactcccacaacaaaactaactaacaagttagcttgcaacaaacaaacgagctagctccctaattagctttttgctagttagttagttagttagttagttagttagtttgtttgtttgtttgtttgtttgtttgtttgctagctagcttgtttgcttgcttgctagctagctagctagctagtgagtttgtttgtttgtttgtttgctagttagcttgttattttgtttttttgctagctagctaccttgtttgtttgtttgtttgtttgtttgtttgctaactagctagtgagtttgtttgtttgtttgtttgtttgtttgtttgtttgctagctagctagtttgtcttttagtttgttagctagctagttttgtgtttgtctgttagctagcccgttcgctttaattggcaggcaggcaggcaggcaggcaggcaggcaggcacacctatatacatgccggcacacctactttcatagaaacgtatttgcagctttttagtcatccacctgtctactgttgggcatgtagacgcttgcccagggttccggcgggctactcggtggcggggctggttcaacgtatctgaaaaagcgggtccagtaagagagggcgcaacgttatgatgaggacgacaacgagaaacaagaagaacaagaagaagaagaagaagaagaagaagaagaagaggaagaagaagaagaagaagaagaagaagaagaagaagaagaagaagaagaagaagaagaagaagaagaagaagaagaagaagaagaagaagaagaagaagaagaagaagaagaagaagaagaagaagaaggaggaggaggaggaggaggaggaggaggaggaggaggaggaggaggaggaggaggaggaggaggagggagagggagattcccacttcctcagcctgtCCCTTTCAAAGGTCGCTCTGAGcttgtccctcaccctctaaccctacccttgctttcctacacactcctgcacattccaagagacaatagaaggagtggatcaagaaggggaggcttctttgtctctgtctatatatttgccgtctttctctttttctcctcctttttttctttgtctttctttcttaacctttctatgtcattcttcctctctttcttttcctcttcccgtccagacgtcgctttgttttgtctatatattttccaatatagttttctctctctctctctctctctctctctctctctctctctctctctctctctctctctctctctctctctctctcttttcataaatatcctgTTAATGATTTAAAAAATAATTGACAGCGACAGGGACAGGgtaaattatggcaaaatgatgtttctgtaagaactgaaacaaacaaattggagcttcctagtggcaaatgaggtggatggggagcagtgggcggaggtgtgaaccatcattaggcaggagggagggagggagggagggaaaagatgggattgaggaaacaaacaaactagtgtcaaatgaggtggatggggagcagtgggcggaggtgtgaaccatcattaggcaggggggagggagggagggagggaggaaacagaaagaaagaaagaaagaaagaaagaaagaaagaaagaaagaaggaaaaaaaggaaatataactgaagtaaaatgtgtgctactattctcttagtgaataagaatgtggacctcaaagaggtccggggtgggtgggttaggtcgggctcgctcaggcagcggcattaaccaccgaagccgtacagggtgcggccctggcgtttgagggcgtacaccacgtccatggcggtgacggtcttgcgcttggcgtgctcagtgtaggtgacggcatccctgatgacgttctccaggaacaccttgagcacaccacgggtctcttcgtagatgagcccggagatgcgcttcacaccgccacggcgcgccagacgacggatggccggcttggtgatgccctggattaagaaccttgcggtgacgcttggcgcctccctttccgagtcccttgcctcccttgccgcggccagtcatggttcaggtgggtagctcaacagtggagtgagtgttgggctgccacagcgttcgctctatatatgcagagccagaggcggcggtggtgggtctttgggcgataggctggctcctgccgtctacttccggacggcccagtgacgttgggtgagcctccacacggtactaggctctagcatatgcagacagctccaagagacccctaaattcctccaatagggctagatagatgcactgcctgacgggggcgggcaagcgcgggactaggaggcggcgcacgcgcaggACGCGGCGGACcggaccaccgctcctcccccggccgccaaaaACTATAAAAACCAGAAACGGCTGGCAGACTCACGATTGGCTTCCCGGTCCTGGCAGCGTGTGCACCTCTTCCCCACCTTCtagcaacagctctcgcgggcGAGCGATTGAGCTGCTCTGCTACTGCCAGGCTGTGAGTCGCCGTGTCAGTGCTCCCTGACTACGTGCCACTCACTCCCCGGAGTTGCCAGCGTTACCACGCGCCTTCCACCTACCTGCCCCGCGCTGCACACTTCACCCTGCTCCGCGCTCTGCCGTGCCAGTGTACACCGTCTGCGTGTCACTGGTCACGCGTCGCTCGTTACACGCGACTGCAGCCCTCCTGCTgctctgtttttgtgttttttttgtcttttgtttgtgtgtttgagcctTAGACCCTGGTTTAGTACgacgccgaaccccgagggcagtgccacgagggggccccttaggataaAGGGGTGGTTAGAGGAACAACCAGGGTTATTGTTAGGTCCCCCAAGACCCGCAAGGGGCGACAGCGGCGCCTGCCGAGCCCTTTAGAGGGTGGGCAGGCTTTAGCCCCCCGCTGCCGTAGGCAAGCCGGCTCCTCGTAGGCTagattttgttacttttttattttattttttgttcaatGTCTAGCTGTGGTCCAGCCCGAGTGCTGTCTTGTTGCTAGGATGTCCTCGGACAAGCGTGTCCGCCCCGCTAGCGACTCGGAGAGCTCCGACTCCGAGTCGCCAGCTGATAAGCAGCTACGCCTTGAGTCGGGGAGTGAGAGTGATGAGGCGGCCCTTATCCCACTCCCCGACTCTTCTGATGAGGATTGGGTGGTAGTGGGAAGGGTGCGTGACCGTGCCCACCGCTCccacccacctccgccaccttcgCCTCCCCGCTCCCGTTCACCACTTGGCACCTCCGCTACCCCCACCCTGCCCAGCGGCTCACGCCCGACGCCGTTCCCCCGTTCTACTGCTACTGCCCCCACTGCTGCCACCTCTACTGCCTCCACCGCTGCTCCTACATCTGCCTCCGCCGCTGCCCATTCCAACCTGCTCGGTGCCGTCTCGCACCCCGAGCAGGCTGCTGCCCGCCACGCTGCTGCATCTCCTGCCAACCCCAAGGTTGTCGTCCCTCCAACACCGGGGTTCGAGACTGCCCTCGACCTGGCGGAGGCCCTGGAGGAGGAGCTCGGGCTCCGCCTCCAGATGCGCTTCCTGGAGAACGGCAGCGTGCTGGTCACACCGCCTTCCGATGAAGCCATCCGTGCCCTCATGGACACCACGTCGGTGCATGGCAAGGCGGTGCAGTTGCGGCTGATGGGCGACGCAACCACCAAGGGGGTGGTGACCACTTACCCGGTTGCCATGCCTCTCAAGGCTCTCCTTCGCCACCCGAGCGTCGTCACGGCAGAGCGCTGTATGACGCGCGACAACCTTGCCACGAGGCAGGTCCTCATCTCGGTGAGGGGCCCCTTGCCAGGCATGCTCGACCTGGGGAGCTGGGGCGTATTTTACACGCGCCCCTTCAACGCCGAGCCCCTCCGTTGCTATCGCTGCCAGCAATACGGCCACCATCGCTCCCGCTGCAATCGCCAGGCAGTGTGCGGCATGTGCTCGGGCAGCACATGACGGAGGCCTGCCTTGCGAAATACAAGGCCGGCGAGCGTGACCGCCCTCTGCCCCAactgccgccagcaccaccacgcgTGGAGCCGGCGCTGCCCTCCGGTTGAACATAGTGGATCGGGGAATCCAGCGTCAGGAGGAGTGGCGTGCGGCCCACAACCCCTCTCGGCCGGCGTGGACCGGGCGTTCCCGCTCGAGGTCCCAGCGTCGGCCTGCCCCACCCGGTCAGACAACGCTCGCCTCCCGGGAGCACTTCCCGGCCCTCCCACCACCGGCCACGTCTCGCGGCAACGCTGCTCCGGCTGTGCCGCCACCAGCTacgcctcctccaccgcctgcCACGCAACCCCACCCGGCCTCCTCCTCAACACAAGCCCCTCCCCCACGCCCGGCATCCGCCTCGGTCCCCTCCACGCAGCTCACTCCCGCAGTGCCTCCACCGGCCCTCCCCCAGCGCGTAAGGCGTCGGAGGAACCGCGGGCCGCGCCCCCCCGTGATCGCGCCAGCTGCACAACTTGTTCCTCCTCCCGGCCATGTCCTGGTCACCAGGGCTGCACTAGAGGGATGCTGGCGAGCTTCGCTCTGGCGCTAACCGGCCTCCTAAAGCTAACACCGGACGAGGCGGCGCTGCGAGTCATCGCGAAGGCGACGGTGGAGGAGTGTTTCCCCACCATCGACAGTCCGGTCGCGTCTCCCGCCACCCCGCTGCAAACTCCAGTTGCTGCGCCTCCAGCTGTGCAGGCCCCTGTCCGCGGGGACGCTCCACCTCCCGCGGCGGAGGCCCACATGGAGGTCGACGCGCCCTCCCGGGCAGCAGTGGCACCTGCCGTCTCGGTGGCCCAGCCAGCGCAGGCGTCCCAGACAGCCAAGCCCCGCTCACACATCCCAGTGCAGGCGGCTCCGACCCGCTCCCGCATCCCGCAGCCCAAAGGCATTGTGACCCCGAAGCGCCGGGGGCCGGCCCCCTCGCGCGCGGCGGCCCCTGTGATCGCCAAGTGGACCTCCTCGGAGACCGACCGCTTAGTGTTATGCTGTGGAACGTGTGCGGCGGGCGCGGCAAGTTTATCCTCCTGCGAGCTGCGATCGGCACCGACGGCGTTGACGTCATCCTGTTAC is drawn from Eriocheir sinensis breed Jianghai 21 unplaced genomic scaffold, ASM2467909v1 Scaffold979, whole genome shotgun sequence and contains these coding sequences:
- the LOC126995086 gene encoding histone H4, with amino-acid sequence MTGRGKGGKGLGKGGAKRHRKVLRDNIQGITKPAIRRLARRGGVKRISGLIYEETRGVLKVFLENVIRDAVTYTEHAKRKTVTAMDVVYALKRQGRTLYGFGG
- the LOC126995080 gene encoding nascent polypeptide-associated complex subunit alpha, muscle-specific form-like, coding for MSSDKRVRPASDSESSDSESPADKQLRLESGSESDEAALIPLPDSSDEDWVVVGRVRDRAHRSHPPPPPSPPRSRSPLGTSATPTLPSGSRPTPFPRSTATAPTAATSTASTAAPTSASAAAHSNLLGAVSHPEQAAARHAAASPANPKVVVPPTPGFETALDLAEALEEELGLRLQMRFLENGSVLVTPPSDEAIRALMDTTSVHGKAVQLRLMGDATTKGVVTTYPVAMPLKALLRHPSVVTAERCMTRDNLATRQVLISHHHAWSRRCPPVEHSGSGNPASGGVACGPQPLSAGVDRAFPLEVPASACPTRSDNARLPGALPGPPTTGHVSRQRCSGCAATSYASSTACHATPPGLLLNTSPSPTPGIRLGPLHAAHSRSASTGPPPARKASEEPRAAPPRDRASCTTCSSSRPCPGHQGCTRGMLASFALALTGLLKLTPDEAALRVIAKATVEECFPTIDSPVASPATPLQTPVAAPPAVQAPVRGDAPPPAAEAHMEVDAPSRAAVAPAVSVAQPAQASQTAKPRSHIPVQAAPTRSRIPQPKGIVTPKRRGPAPSRAAAPVIAKWTSSETDRLVLCCGTCAAGAETLLREGQSVPFKGYRAFTSLPSPVRRVVLYLGQGCTSLFSSASPVRAVVPVWRCGGVRRGVGGEQAGLGVNLGRGGSFGQDHREAVGIYMDSFLERGSRSTTDGSAARPRSEEAINCCYPDFLKLLSLANDEPTAFMEGRLLAPP